A genomic stretch from Aedes albopictus strain Foshan chromosome 2, AalbF5, whole genome shotgun sequence includes:
- the LOC109411713 gene encoding uncharacterized protein LOC109411713, translating into MAKAVVLLVLAACSVVRGDPFFGNNYILPQGAALARYASEVVTNLNNARNSLSSYVRYPPTASPSLNQGAIALRDYVGNVSLLAGNVYAEVSRAATDRTTAPVVVFSKISMRCNNLQPLLQNGSLYAESLAANFDTEADNSTSTYFAAWHENLISESLALQKLLLNVSQVIDSVAGQGLNTQQFIAALSVDGLLQDLVDAVQRSAASSGHLSSTVSSLVGAINTANSFRSTANSRIQSSRQSAVSTVNNYITSSNASFNSILVATDALFNHLKTVNDSFVFRWPALLSDRVEQKLDLLNRSIESLIVNLHFRRNIVEMHYLVTRAVFATENEPQTYLENESEQLTRRLVNVIQPDGCAANFRTQFWTLPGTVQSQLAQCVNSQLGLERQGASQVQSIASNFLRGYVTAVYDSLEICYSHPFEKMNDCLDEIVETIDFGGKFFLLDTVTFYLFEQVQSELINCNSRLVKYVQNVGLRANCQ; encoded by the exons ATGGCGAAGGCCGTAGTTCTGTTAGTGCTTGCTGCTTGCAGCGTAGTTCGAGGAGACCCGTTCTTCGGCAACAATTACATACTTCCTCAAGGGGCAGCTCTAGCACGATACGCATCGGAAGTCGTCACGAATCTCAACAATGCTCGCAATTCACTGTCCTCGTACGTGCGGTATCCTCCGACGGCTTCACCAAGTTTGAATCAAGGTGCCATCGCGCTTCGGGATTATGTTGGAAACGTTAGTTTGTTGGCTGGGAATGTGTATGCGGAAGTTTCCAGAGCAGCAACAGATCGTACCACGGCTCCGGTGGTCGTCTTTTCGAAGATCAGTATGCGGTGCAACAATCTCCAGCCATTGCTGCAAAACGGATCGCTTTACGCTGAGTCCTTGGCAGCGAACTTCGATACAGAAGCAGACAACAGCACATCTACCTACTTCGCCGCGTGGCATGAGAATTTGATATCGGAGAGTCTCGCTCTACAGAAGCTTCTGCTGAACGTTAGTCAAGTGATCGATTCCGTGGCAGGACAAGGCCTCAACACTCAACAGTTCATAGCAGCACTGTCAGTCGACGGTTTACTCCAAGATCTGGTAGACGCAGTTCAACGATCTGCTGCATCTTCCGGACATCTGTCATCCACTGTCAGTAGCTTGGTGGGTGCCATAAACACAGCCAACAGTTTCCGATCGACAGCAAACTCCAGAATTCAGAGCAGTCGACAATCCGCAGTCTCAACAGTCAACAATTACATCACCTCTTCGAACGCTTCGTTCAACTCGATCCTCGTCGCTACCGACGCGCTCTTTAACCACCTGAAAACAGTCAACGACTCCTTCGTGTTCCGCTGGCCAGCTCTTCTGAGTGACCGCGTCGAACAGAAGCTTGATCTGCTGAACCGCTCAATCGAGAGCCTGATCGTGAATCTACACTTCCGCCGAAACATCGTTGAAATGCACTACCTGGTGACGCGTGCGGTGTTTGCCACCGAGAACGAACCCCAAACGTACTTGGAAAACGAATCGGAACAGCTCACCCGCCGGTTGGTGAACGTGATACAACCGGACGGATGTGCCGCCAACTTCCGCACGCAGTTCTGGACGCTTCCGGGTACGGTGCAGTCGCAGCTTGCGCAGTGCGTCAACAGCCAGCTGGGATTGGAGCGTCAGGGAGCCAGCCAGGTGCAGTCGATAGCGAGCAATTTCCTGCGCGGCTATGTCACCGCCGTCTACGATAGTTTGGAGATTTGCTACAGCCACCCGTTCGAGAAGATGAACGACTGCTTGGATGAG ATCGTGGAAACCATAGACTTTGGAGGAAAGTTCTTTCTTTTGGATACGGTGACGTTCTACCTGTTCGAACAGGTGCAATCGGAGCTGATCAACTGCAACTCGCGACTGGTGAAATACGTTCAAAATGTAGGACTGCGAGCCAACTGTCAATAG
- the LOC109411714 gene encoding uncharacterized protein LOC109411714 codes for MRTVSVEKLLWLLIACGFATAQADNPLAKDEEVVNATTVILENISSAQAAIEPLKSDAPTTDYLKLGAQGLVEYVSNLTSKFTPVFEKFEENDLQLIQQNLIEAIRYLNGYDVVNSITLLQNVDYNLYNHNQFRSINSDMRIAAISLSEAMFDQRDVTPALDDLVATSDKLVEHVSRVSDAIQKGEAWTLETTNRAMAAQRSFNESIDNYLNASATLIEDVTESLNNLRTYEEELYQKMKEKINMFPKSTINYFIALKKSLENMIQKVMLNFENLRLYKHREIEQWKTRSFISAPMSYMTQVTVQVSADPMLSNDCTEGYIEKLLAFPNFTMTHVNACLLDQSANEEKTFETVNSVIENFAVSAINASYAAYDICFRYAPKKVAYCLDLNGFENTWANGRIFMASKQIESFIDSEIQSSFNTCIAQIGYFLNYHNLQEMCFYNKKRNRPRGRW; via the exons ATGAGAACTGTGTCAGTGGAAAAGCTGCTCTGGTTGCTCATCGCCTGCGGTTTCGCCACGGCCCAGGCGGATAATCCTCTGGCCAAGGATGAAGAAGTGGTCAACGCAACTACGGTGATCTTGGAGAACATCTCATCGGCTCAGGCAGCGATCGAACCACTGAAATCGGACGCGCCTACTACAGATTACTTAAAACTAGGCGCCCAAGGTCTGGTGGAATATGTTTCGAATTTAACCAGCAAATTTACTCCAGTGTTCGAAAAGTTCGAAGAGAATGATCTTCAGCTGATCCAGCAAAACCTTATCGAAGCTATCCGGTATCTGAACGGGTATGACGTCGTCAACAGCATCACTTTGCTGCAAAACGTGGACTACAACCTGTACAACCATAACCAGTTCCGGTCGATCAACAGCGATATGAGAATTGCAGCGATTAGTCTATCGGAGGCGATGTTCGATCAACGTGATGTCACCCCCGCGCTAGATGATCTCGTCGCTACCTCCGACAAGCTGGTTGAACACGTTTCTCGCGTTTCCGATGCAATCCAGAAGGGAGAAGCCTGGACCTTGGAAACAACCAATCGGGCTATGGCCGCTCAACGCAGCTTCAACGAATCGATCGATAACTATCTCAACGCATCGGCTACCCTGATCGAAGATGTTACCGAATCGCTGAACAATCTGCGTACCTACGAAGAAGAGCTGTATCAAAAAATGAAGGAAAAAATCAATATGTTCCCTAAATCTACCATCAACTACTTCATCGCACTAAAAAAATCCCTCGAGAACATGATACAGAAGGTGATGCTCAACTTCGAGAACCTCCGGCTTTACAAACACCGCGAAATCGAACAATGGAAGACGCGATCGTTCATATCCGCTCCGATGAGCTACATGACTCAGGTAACGGTCCAGGTTTCCGCCGATCCGATGCTCTCGAACGATTGCACCGAGGGCTACATCGAAAAGCTGCTGGCTTTCCCGAACTTCACGATGACTCATGTGAACGCGTGCCTGCTGGATCAGTCGGCGAACGAGGAGAAAACGTTCGAAACCGTCAACAGCGTCATCGAGAACTTTGCCGTCAGTGCGATCAATGCATCCTACGCGGCGTACGATATCTGCTTCCGGTACGCTCCGAAGAAAGTGGCCTACTGTTTGGATTTG AATGGGTTCGAGAATACCTGGGCCAACGGACGTATATTCATGGCGTCCAAGCAGATTGAGTCGTTCATCGACAGCGAGATTcaaagcagcttcaacacctgcaTCGCTCAGATCGGATACTTCCTGAACTATCACAACCTGCAGGAGATGTGCTTCTACAATAAGAAACGAAATCGGCCACGTGGGCGTTGGTGA